In the Tessaracoccus lacteus genome, CCCGAGCGCATCCGCATCCGCGACGGCCCGCGCCGACCAGGTGGTCGACGACCCGAGTACCAGCCCGTACCCGGTGTGGGCCGAGGAGTCGTCCTACCCGCAGGGCACCCGGATCGTCTGGCGGCGCAACGTCTACGAGGCGAAGTGGTGGACCCAGGGGGACCAGCCCGACGACCCGACGGTTGCCGCCAGCGACACCCCGTGGCGGCTGATCGGGCCGGTGCTGGAGGGCGAGTCCCCGTCCCCCGAGGCGACGCTGCCCGCCGACTTCTTCCCGACGTGGGACGCCGCCACGGTCTACGAGGAGGGCGACGAGGTGATGCTTGACGGCGGCGCCTACCGGGCCAGGTGGTGGACGCAGGGGGACAATCCCGTTTCGGGGCAGGTCAACCCCGGCACCTCTCCATGGGAGAAGCTGACGAGCGCGGAGATCACCAAGCTCCTCAAGACTGAGGGCTAAGGATCACGCGCCGGCCGACTGCGTCAGCCGCGTGCACTCCGGGCACGTCGTGCCGTAGTTCCTGAACCTGTCGGCCAGCGCCGAGGCGCTCATGGGGGCGCCGAAGTAGTAGCCCTGCACGAAGGGCACACCGACGTCGACGAGCGCGCGCAGCTGCGCCTCCTCCGCTACGCCTTCGACGACCATCCGGATCCCGAGGCCGTCGCACAGGGTCGACAGCGCGGCGAGCACCTGTCGCGACTTCTCGTCGCCCATGTCGTGCACGAGCGAGCGGTCGACCTTCAGCACGCTCAGCGGGTAGTCGACGACAGATTGCAGCGTGCTCTGCGCAACGCCGAAGTCGTCGAGAGCGATCTGCAGGCGGTTGCTGTGGTTCAGCTCCTCGAGCTCCTCGAACGTCGATTCGAGCGCCCGGTGCAGCGACGTCTCGCTCAGCTCCAGCGTCACGGTGACGTCCGTGGCGTCGAGGAAGTGGCCCAGCGCGGTGCGGAAGGTCGCGTCGGTGATCTGCTCGACGTCGACGTTGAAGTGCAGGTCCAGCGGGAAGCGACCGGCGGCGCCGAACTCCTCCAGATCGGCGAGCGCGCGCGACAGCACCGCGGTGCTCAGGTCGGTCACCAGACCCAGCCTCCGGGCCTCGTGCACGACGATGTCGGCGGGGATCGCGCCCAGCTTCGGGTGCGTGACCCGCACCAGCGCCTCGATCGCCACCACCTGCTCGACGCGGGTGTCGATGATCGGCTGGTAGGCCAGGTCGATGCCGCCCGACGTGATCGCCTGAGTGATCGCGTTCAGCAGCTCGTCAATGTCGTGGACCTGGAATCCGGGGCAGGCGGCGTCGCGCGGTGCCGCCGGTGCCAGGTTGCCGCGCGACTCGTACATGCGCGCGTCGGCGAACTGCATGAGCTCCGCGACGTCCGGCGACCTCGACTCGGTGAAGGCGAGCCCGAAGGAGGCGTTGACCAGCACGAGCGCATCCTCGGCCAGAACCGGGGTGCTGACGACGGTGGCGATGTTCTCGGCGGTGCGCTGGGCGGCCTGGGCATCGTGCAGCCCGACGAGGAGGACGACGAACTCGTCGCCGCCGACCCGCGAGGCGATGTCGTCGGGAGCCAGCACCAACTGGAGGCGCTCGGCGACGGTCTGCAGGACGAGGTTGCCGACACCGTGGCCGTGCGAGTCGTTGATGGCCTTGAACCCGTCAAGATCGAGATACATGATCGCGATGCCGGAGCCGTCCAGGTGCTCCAGGGACGTCAGCGACTCGGTGAACCCGCGGTAGTTGAGCAGGCCCGTGAGGGGATCGCGGGTGGCGGCGCGGTGCAGCTTCGCGCGCTCCGTGCCGGCATCGGCGGTGGACTGTGCGATGTTGGCGAACGCTTCGACGAGCTCGCGGTCCTCGGCTCTCAGCGGGGGCTGGAAGTGGGTGCGGTGCGCCTGGAGGAACCCTCCGGGCAGGGGCACGGCGATGGGTGCCTCCGGATCGCTGGTCAGCGTGATGACCCGGTGGGGCAGCGCCTCCTCCAGGAACTCCGCTGCCTGCTCCGCGACGGGGACCTCGCTCGGCCAGGGCAGCGCCTTCGCCGCCTTGACGAGCCCGCGGAGCCGCGACTCGACGCGCGTGTACTCGAAGTAGGTGCCGAGCGTCAGCGCGATGAGGCTGACGAGCAGCGATCCCAGCAGCTTCGCCTGAACGCCGCTGGTCGTCGGCGCGGCGGTTCCCACGACCAGCGCGATGCCATGACCGCCCAGCGTCGCCGCGGTCACGAGCAGCCACATCGTCAGCGCCCGCGACCAGGTGATGGCCCGGGCGGCGCTGAGCAGGGGGGTCCCGGCCAAGAACCCCAGACGCAGCGACGAGATCACGAGCCGCGTGAGGAACAACGCCGCCGTCGGCAAGGTTGAGAGGATGATCAGCGGCGCGGCCTGGGCATCGAGGATGGTCCAGCACGAGGCCATCACGACGCCGCCCAACACCATGTTCGCCGTCACCTCGAGCGCCCGGGCGGGGCTGCGTAGTCGCACGAGGGTGCCGAGCGCCGACCCGAAGAGCCACAAGGTGATGACCGCACCCAGGTTGGTGGGCGAGGCGTTGATGAGGAAGATCGCCGGGGCGGCGGTCAGGGCCAGCATCTGGTCGCGGTTGGAGGCACGCATGACGACCGCGTTGGCGATGGCCGTCGCGATGACCAGCATCACGGCCCACACCGGGCGGGAGAAGGGGGCGAAGGCGAGCGTGCACCAAGTGAGGCAGGTCGCGACGACGGCGGCGCTGATGACCAGCGAGAGCACCCGCGCGAGCGTGTGCCGGGGCCCGGGCGCGGGGCTCTCCAGCGGTGACGTTTCAGGGGTTCCCGGAGGCATGCCTGTGAGCCTATCCGCCTTGCCGGGTGGCCGCCCCTCGGGACCAGGTCGGCGCCGTTGGGGCGGTTCGCCGACGGGCGGTTAGGCTCGCCCGGTGACTCTGCTCGACGCCTGGTTCCCCGCTGACATGGGCTGGCAGACGCTCCTGCTTGTCCTGGCGGTCGCGTTCGCGGCAGGCTGGGTCGACGCGGTCGTCGGAGGCGGAGGGCTGCTGCAGCTGCCCGCCCTGCTGCTCGTGCCCGGCCTGGCCCCGGTACAGGCCCTCGCGACGAACAAGCTGGCGTCCATCTTCGGCACCGCCACCTCGAGCCTCACGTTCTACCGCAGGGTCGGCCCCGACCTGCGCACCGCGCTGCCGATGGCTGGGCTGGCGATGCTGGCGAGCGTGGGCGGCGCGGCCGTCGCGTCGTCACTTCCGGCGGAGGTGTTCAAGCCGATCATCGTGCTGGTGCTGATCGCCGTCGCGACGTTCGTCGCCGTCCGGCCCCACCTCGGCGCGGCCACCGCGCTGCGCTTCCATGGTGCCCGGCACCTCCTCGCAGCCTGCGGGTTGGGCGTGGTGATCGGCTTCTACGACGGCGTGCTCGGCCCCGGGACCGGCACCTTCCTGGTCATCTCGCTCGTCAGCGTCATCGGGTATAACTTCGTCGCGGCCAGCGCGACGGCGAAGATCGTCAACTACGCCACGAACCTCGGCGCCCTGCTGCTGTTCATCCCGACCGGCGCCGTCGTCTGGGGGCTCGGCCTGCTGCTCGCCGTCGCCAACATGTCCGGCAGCTACCTCGGATCCCGCACGGCCATCGCCAAGGGCGCGGGCTTCGTCCGCACCGTGTTCCTGGTGGTGGTGGCCGCGCTGATCCTCAAGCTCGGCTGGGACGTGTGGGTGGAGACGGGATCCCGGATCGTCGGGTCGTAGCCCGTCGGCACCCGAGCTCTCAGTGCACTCGGCTCTGATCGGCGTCGTCTGAGCCCTCGACAGTGGGGACGGGCTGCAGCCCGCTCAGCCAGACGAAGGTGGCGCGGACGTGCTGCATCGCCAGGAACCGCGCGGTCTCGGGGTCGCGTGCGGCGATGGCGAGGGCCAGTTCGCGGTGGGCGGCGTCGCTGATGGCCTTCATCTCGTGGCCGTGGCTGCCCTCGTCGAAGATCCGGTAGTCGCGACCACGTCGCCGCACGATGCTCAGCAGCTGCGCGATCATCTCGTCCTTCGCCCCGCTGATGATGAGCTGGTGGAAGTCGGCGTCGAGCTGCTGCGCGAGGTCCGACGGCTCGGTGCGCGTCAGCTCGTCGGCCAGCTCGATAAGCCGGGCGCACTCCGCATCGGTCAGCCGCGCCGCCGCCAGCGCTGCGACGTGCCCCTCGAGGACCTCCCGCAGGGGCAGAAGCTCCAGGAACCTGTTGAGGGGAAGGAGGGGGAACACCATCTCGAGTCCGGACATGATGCTCTGCGCACTCATGTCCGAGACGGTGGCGCTGCTGCCGCCGGACGTGGTCAGCGCGCCGGCGACCGCGAGCATCTTCTGTGCCTCGCGGAGTGAGCTGCGCGACACCCCGAACCGCTCGCAGAGCTCGGCCTCGCTCGGGAGTCTGTCCCCGGAGCCGATCTCCCCGGAGGCGATCATCCGGGCAAGCCCCAGGCGTGCGGTCTCGACGGCGCTCATAGTTTCCTCCATGCCCTATTGCCCCAGTGTCGACCATACGGGCAAATCGATCGATTGTCAGACAATTATGTAACGGTTTGGTCAAAACCCTTCCACGTTGAATGCTCCAGGGTCTAGGAATTGTCGGACAAGGAGGTTCAATTCATGGCATATCCCTCGGTGCTCGATCCGGAGCTGCGCTGGACGCTGGACCCGTGCGTCAAGCACCTGAACCACGGCTCCTTCGGCGCGGTCCCCGTCGCCGTGCAGGAGGAGCAGAACCGCCTGCGCGCCATCGCAGAGTGGAACCCCGTGCGGTGGTTCGCGAGCATGCCCCCCCGGGTGGCGGCTGCGCGGGAGGAGCTGGCCGACCTGGTGCGCGTCGACCGCGGGCACCTGGCGCTGGTCCAGAACGCTTCGGCCGGGGCCTCGGTCGTGTACCAATCGCTGATGACGGCCGGCGCGGTTGATGTGCTGCTCACCGATCATGGCTACGGTGCCGTCACCATGGGTGCTCAGCGACTGGTCGCACGGACGGGTGGCACCGCGACCGAGGTCGCCATCCCCCTGGACGCGCCAGCTGACGACGTCTTCGCCCTGATCACCGCGGCGATGGATGAGCACCGGCCGCGCCTCCTGGTGATCGACCAGATCACCTCGGCCACCGCGAGGGAGTTCCCCGTAGACGAGATCTGCCGGGCCGCCCGCGAGCGCGGCGTCCTGACGCTCGTCGACGGCGCGCACGCCCCCGGCGTGCTGGCCGACCCGGTGTGCCGCGAGGCCGACTACTGGGTCGGGAACCTCCACAAGTTCGTCTGCGCGCCGCGCGGGGCGGCTCTGCTGGTCACCAGGGGCGACGGACAGGAGCTCTTCCCCCTGATCGACTCGTGGGGAGCCCAGCTGCCCTTCCCGCAGCGGTTCGACCACACCGGGACGATGGACCTGACCCCCTGGCTCGTCGCGCCATTCGCCTGGCGACACCTCGACTCCACCGTCGGCTGGTCCGAGATCCGTCGCCGCTCCCGCGAGACCCTCGACGAGGGGATCCGGATCGTTTCCGCCGCTCTCGAGGGGCTCGTCGATGAGTCGGTGCCCGACGTCGGCCAGCCCGTCGGCCCGCTGCGGCTCCTCGCACTGCCGGGGACTCTCGGATCGACCCACGACGAGGCCGACGCCCTGCGCGTCCCGTTCGGCGACGCCACCGGCATAGCGATGGCCTTCACCGAGTTCGGAGGGAAGGGCTACCTCCGCCTGTCGGCGCACCTCTACAACGGTCTCGACGACTACCAGTACCTGGCCGCGGTGGGAATCCCCCTGCTTCACCGCTGGTCGCAGGAATCAGCCAGGGGAAGCCACACGGCCTGACAACCAACCACACAAGGAGGATCCATGCGCACGAAGATCACGACCGCCGTCGCGGCGGTATCGGCTCTCGCTCTGGCGCTGACCGGCTGCGCTGGCGGCGGCGGAACGGACGGCGCGGACGGGGGTGAGGTGACCCTGCAGATGGTGGAGTCGCTCACCAACCCGACCCGCACCGAACTGCTCAAGACCATGCTGGCCGACTTCGAGGAGGCCAACCCCGGGATCAAGGTCCAGCTCGTGTCTCCGCCGACCGAGCAGGCCGACCAGAAGATCCAGCAGATGCTCCAGTCCGGCTCGGGCGTCGACGTGCTGGAGGTGCGCGACCTCACCGTCGGCCCGTTCAGCAACAACGGCTGGCTCTACGACATGGCGGGCGACCTGGAGAGCTGGGACGGCTACGAGAACCTGACCGATCAGGCGAAGTCGTTCACCATCGACTCGGAGGGCAAGGGCTACTTCGTTCCCTACGGCTTCTATGGCCTCAGCCTCTTCTACCGCACCGACCTGGTGAAGGAGGCCGGTTTCGACGGCGCCCCGAAGACCTGGGACGAGCTCGTCGAGCAGGCAACGGCCATCCAGGACCCGGCTCAGAACCGCTACGGCTACGCCTTCCGCGGCGGAGCCAACTCCATCGGCCAGGTGATGAGCATCCTCGAGGCCTACAACGCCGACAACCTCGACGCGGAGAACGCGTACAAGGTCACCAGCGGCGACTCGATTTTCTCCACCCCCGAGTCCCAGACCGCGATCGACAAGTACATCGAGCTGTTCAAGACCGGTTCGCCCGAGTCGTCGGTCGCGTGGGGCTACGCGGAGATGGTGCAGGCCTTCACCAACGGCTCCACCGCGTTCCTCCTGCAGGACCCCGAGGTCATCGGCGTGGTCAACGACTCGTCGCTGACCGAGGACCAGTGGAGCGTGGCGCCGAACCTCGTCGGCCCGACGGGGAAGGCCGCCTGGCCCATGGCCACCGCGGGCTGGGGCGTCGCGGAGGCGTCCGAGCACAAGGAGGAGGCGGTGAAGCTGGTCGAGTGGCTCTCCGGAGACGCATCCACCACGTTCGCCAAGGAGAACTCGCTGGTCCCCATCCTCGCCGAGGCGGCCGACGACGAGTTCTTCAAGACCGGCCCCTGGGCCGCCTACGTGGAGATGACCTCCGCCCCCGACACCTACCTGTCGGTGGTCGAGCCCCGCGGCTCCTCCTGGTGGACCGAGTGGAGCCAGCGCTCCGAGTCCGACCTGCAGCAGGTCCTCCTCGGCAAGATGTCGACGGCCGACCTGCTGAGCGGCTGGGACCAGTACTGGACCGAAAAGTGGGAGGCCTGAGCCTTGTCATCGCTGAGCGGTGAGACCGCAGGCGGGGTGGGTGCCCGACGCACCCGCCCCGCCGGGCGGCGGCGCGAGTTCAACGGGCGCACGGCGCTGACGATGCTGGCCTTCCTGGCTCCGGCCTTCGTGTTCGTGTTGGTGTTCACGTACTACCCCCTGCTCGTGGGCGGCCAGATGGCGTTTCGGCAGTGGTCCCTGTGGGACCTGACCAGCACACCCTTCATCGGGTGGGGCAACTTCCAGACGCTCATGGCGGATCCGGCCTTCACACGGGTGATGTGGAACTCGGTCATCTGGGTCGTCGGGTCGTTGGTGCCGCAGTTCATCATCGGGTTCCTCATCGCTCTGGCCCTGCGGAAGAAGTTCCGGTTCCGCGGCCTGTACCAGGCCGTCGTCTTCTACCCATGGGCCGTGTCCGGCTTCCTGATCGGCATCCTGTTCCGCTGGATGTTCAACTCCGAGTTCGGCGTCGTCAACGACCTGTTGATGCGGTTCGGGATCGTGGAGGCGCCCGTCCCTTGGCTCGCCGACCCGGACCTGGCGCTGGTGGCGGTCATCGTCGCGAACGTCTGGTACGGCGTCACGTTCTTCTCGATCATGATCCTCGCCGCCCTCCAGTCCGTGCCCGACGAGCTGTACGAGGCGGCCGCGCTCGACGGTGCCGGTCGCGCCAGGATGCTGTTCCAGATCACCATCCCGACCATCCGGACCACCCTCGTACTGACGGTCCTGCTGCGCGTGATCTGGATCTTCAACTTCCCCGACATCATCTACGCCATGACCGGCGGCGGGCCCGCCGACCAGACGCAGATTGCCACGACCTGGATGATCAAGTTCACCCAGCAGGGTGAGTACGGCCTGGCGTCGGCGCTCGGGTTCATCACCATGGGAGTCCTCGTCGTGTTCACCGGCCTGTACCTCGCGCTGCTCACGAGGGAGAAGAAGTCATGATCAACAGGGACCCGAAGTGGCTGACCTACCTGCGGATCCTCGGCCTCGGCGTGTGGATGATCATCACGCTGTTCCCGCTCTACTGGATCCTGCTGACGTCGCTCAAGCCGGCGAACCAGATCGCCGAATACCCGGTCCGGTACTGGCCGCGCGAGTTCTCCCTGGAGAACTACGCCAGCCTCTTCAACAAGTCGCAGTTCGGCAGCTACCTGCTCAACAGCATCGTCGTCTCGGCCGCGGCCGGCGTCGTCGGCACGGCGATCGCGCTGCTCAGCGCGTATGTGCTCTCGCGCTTCACGTTCCGCGGCAAGGGTGCGGTCATGCTGGCGTTCCTCGTGACGCAGATGATCCCGGCCTTCATCGCGCTCGGCCCGCTCTACCAGATGTTCACGAACCTCGGACTCGTCGACAGCCGGTTCGGGCTCGTGCTGATCTACATCGCGATGACCATCCCCTTCTCGTCGATCATGCTGCGCGGCTTCTTCGACAACGTGCCCGACTCCCTGGAGGAGGCGGCCATGGTCGACGGCTGCAGCCGGTTCGGGGCGCTGTGGCGAGTGATCGTCCCGGTGATGACGCCCGGCATCATCGCGACGTTCATCTTCAACTTCGTCAACTGCTGGAACGAGCTCTTCCTGGCCGTGACGCTGATCAACACCGACAGCCACAAGACGATCCCCACGGCGCTGAACAGCTTCATCTCGAGCTTCAACATCGAGTGGGGGCCGATGTCCGCGGCCGCGGTGCTGACCATCCTGCCGACGATGGTGCTGTTCGCCTTCGCGAGCCGCTGGATCGTCGCCGGCCTGACACAGGGCGCCACCAAGGGCTGAGGCCGGGCCCGGCGCGGGCGGATCAGCCCGCGTCGGCCGCCAGTTCGTAGTGCCGCACCAGGCTGCCCGGGACGGTGCGCCAGACGAGGGCCGTCGCGACCAGCATCACCGCGACGACGCCGAGCAGCACCGTCGGGATGCCCCACAGCGTCGCGGCCGCGCCGCCCATCAGGGCTCCCAGCGGCATGGACCCGAACGCGACCATCCGGCCCGCGCCGGTCACCTTGCCGAGGAGGTCCGGCGGCACCATCCGCGGTCGCAGCGACGAGCTGACCACATTGCCGATGACGCCGAGCGGCCCGACGAACAGCAGGAAGAGCGCCAGTCCCCAGATCGTCGGCCAGAGCAGCGGAATCAGGTTGAGCACCGCGTTGCCGCCCCAGCACACCACCATCACCCGCATCTCCGGCCAGCGGGCGAGCAGCTTCCCCGCGACCAGGCTGCCCGCGATCGCGCCGACAGGCATCGCCACGACGACCAGCGACCACTGCGTCTCGGTGAGTCCGCCGGCGGACCCCTCGCCGACCATCCACAGCAGGATGACGGCCGAGAACGCGCTCGAGGCGAAGTTCCACATGCCCGACGAGATGGCCAGCGGCCGCAGCACCGGGTGCCGGAACGTGACGGAGATGCCCTCGACCAGCTCGCGGCGCAGGTCGGGGAGGACGTCGGGCCTGGCCTCGGCGACGAACCGGCCGCGCAGGCAGGTCAGCAGGACGAGGACGGCCACGCCCACCAGCACGCCCGGCACGCCGATGGCCCACGTGGCGCCGAGGCCGACGAGCAGGCCTGCGAGCGGAGGTCCGGCGAAGGTGTTCGTCGCGGCCTCGACGGCGAACAGCCGGGAGTTGGCCGCCTGGAGCGCGGTCGGTTCGCGCCCGACGAGGGCCGGGACCTGGGCCGCCGCGGACAGGTCCGTGAAGACCTCGGTGAAGCCGTAGGCCAGCGCCAGCCCTATCAGCCACCAGACCGTCAGCGACCCCGTCGCCGCGACGACGCCCACGAGGCCGAGCAGTCCGGCGCGCAGGCCGAGCGCCGCCATCATGGTCACCCGGCGGTCCCAGCGGTCGACGAAGACCCCGGCCAGCGGGGCGCCGACGAGCCAGGGGAGCCAGACGGCCGCGGTGAGCAGGCCGACGATGAACGGGTCGCGGGTCAGCGCGATCGCCAGCAGCGGCACCCCCGTCTGGACGATGCCGTCGGCGAGGTTCGCCAGGCCGACGGCGCCCAGGTGGGCGCGGAAGGGGGCGCCGAGCCGGGCTGGCGTCGTCGCGGATGCAGCTGTCGTCGTCATGTCGATCCCCTAGACTTGGTCGCAGAAGAAACTATGCAAAGCTTTCTATGCAAAGGTAACTCTGCACCATGTCCGAGGTCAATAGCCCCCGCAGATACGTCGACTCCGACACTCTCAAGGCGTTCTCGCATCCGCTCCGGATGCGGATGTACGACTACCTGAAGGACCACGGGTCGGCGACCGCGTCGATGCTGGCGCGCGCGCTGGGGGAGAGCTCCGGGCAGACGAGCTACCACCTGCGCCAGCTGGAGCGCCACGGGCTGGTGTCCGAGGATACGGAGCGTGGCAGCGCGCGCGAACGCTGGTGGCGGCCGGAGGGCTTCTCCTACGGCCTCGAGAGCATCGTCGACGACGAGTCGAAGCTCGCCGCGGCCGTGACGCTCCAGCACTGGTCGCGTCGGGCCGCCGAACTCCAGGTCGCCTGGGCCGACGCCGTCGACGGCGAGGACGAGGCATGGTCGGAGGCCGCGATCAACGCGGAGGCGTCGCTCTCGCTCACCGCCGACGAACTGGCGGCGCTCACGCAGCGCCTGCAGGCTGCCCTCGACGAGGCCGTCGAGGAGGTGGCCGCCACCCGTGACAAGGAGGCCGCCGGCCAGCGCCGCGTGAAGGTGTTCATCCACGCGTTCCCGCTCGCGGCCGAGGATCAGCCCAGCGTCGTCAGCAGGTAGGCCAGGGAGTCGGCGAGATACGCGTCGAGCTCCGCGGCCGCGGCCGCGCCGCCGGCTGCCTCGAAGGTCGCCAGGAGGGCGCGGTTGCGTGGCGCGAAGGGCCCGTGCAGTTCCTCGGGGCTCTTCAGCTCGAGGAAGGCGAGTCGGAGCTCGGCTGAGAGGTCCTGGAACAGGCGGATGAGCCGGGGGCTGTCGGCGAGCGCGACGATCGCCGCGTGGAAGACCATGTTGGCCGTGCCGACGGCCTGCCAGTCGCCCCGCCGCAGCGCGGACTCCGCGTCCAGCACGGCTAGCCGCATGGCGTCGACCTGCGGGTGGTCGACCGTCGCGGTCGCCAGCGCCCTGGTCTCGATCCAGCGCCGCACGCGGTAGATGTCGGCCACGTCTGAGCGGCGCGGGCTGGCGACGAACACCCCGCGGTTGGGCAGATGCTCGACAAGCCGCTGCTCCTGCAGGACCCGGAAGGCCTCGCGCAGGGTGTTGCGCGACACGTTCTCCGCCTTGGCAAGGGACTCCTCCGAGAGGCGGGTGCCGGGGGCGAAGTCCCCGGAGATGATGCGCTGTCGCAGGGAGTCGGCCACGGTTGCGCGGCGGTGGGGACGCATGGGCGAATCCTAGGCCGAGTGTCCGGATGATGGTCGCAACAAGCATGAAACATCGCAGAACTAGCTTGTTGAACAATCCGACGGGCATCGACTCGCGGGCAGTCGTGGCAACGGGCCGCGGCGTGAGAGATCGGGAGGCGCCATGTCGCAGACCAGCACCACCACGGCCAAGGAGTTCGCCAAGTCCCGGCGCGGACCCGTCCTCGGCGCGATCTTCTTGATGGCCACCTCGGCCATCGGACCCGGGTTCATCACCCAGACCGCGACCTTCACCGCACAGCTCGGCGCAGCCTTCGCGTTCGCGATCCTGGTGTCGGTGCTCATCGACTTCGCGCTGCAGATGAACGTCTGGCGCATCATCACCGTCGCGGGCAAGCGCGCCGGAGACCTGGCCAACCAGGCGGTGCCCTACTCGGGTTACGTGCTCGCGGTGCTCATCGTCATGGGCGGCCTCGCCTTCAACATCGGCAACATCGCCGGCGGCGGGCTCGGCCTGAACGCGCTGCTGGGCATCGACCCGAAGATCGGCGGCGCCATCACTGCCCTGCTCGCGATCGGCATCTTCCTGTTCAGGAAGGCCGGCCCCGTCGTCGACGCGGTCGTGATGGTGCTCGGAGTGGTGATGATCGTCATGACGGTGATCGTCGCGGTGATCTCCGCGCCGCCTATCGGAGAGGCGCTCAAGCAGACCTTCGTCCCAGACACCCTGAACTTCGCCACGATCACCACCATCGTCGGCGGCACCGTCGGCGGCTACATCACCTACGCCGGCGCCCACCGCTATCTCGACTCCGGCCTGACCGGCCCTGAGCACGTCA is a window encoding:
- a CDS encoding putative bifunctional diguanylate cyclase/phosphodiesterase produces the protein MLSLVISAAVVATCLTWCTLAFAPFSRPVWAVMLVIATAIANAVVMRASNRDQMLALTAAPAIFLINASPTNLGAVITLWLFGSALGTLVRLRSPARALEVTANMVLGGVVMASCWTILDAQAAPLIILSTLPTAALFLTRLVISSLRLGFLAGTPLLSAARAITWSRALTMWLLVTAATLGGHGIALVVGTAAPTTSGVQAKLLGSLLVSLIALTLGTYFEYTRVESRLRGLVKAAKALPWPSEVPVAEQAAEFLEEALPHRVITLTSDPEAPIAVPLPGGFLQAHRTHFQPPLRAEDRELVEAFANIAQSTADAGTERAKLHRAATRDPLTGLLNYRGFTESLTSLEHLDGSGIAIMYLDLDGFKAINDSHGHGVGNLVLQTVAERLQLVLAPDDIASRVGGDEFVVLLVGLHDAQAAQRTAENIATVVSTPVLAEDALVLVNASFGLAFTESRSPDVAELMQFADARMYESRGNLAPAAPRDAACPGFQVHDIDELLNAITQAITSGGIDLAYQPIIDTRVEQVVAIEALVRVTHPKLGAIPADIVVHEARRLGLVTDLSTAVLSRALADLEEFGAAGRFPLDLHFNVDVEQITDATFRTALGHFLDATDVTVTLELSETSLHRALESTFEELEELNHSNRLQIALDDFGVAQSTLQSVVDYPLSVLKVDRSLVHDMGDEKSRQVLAALSTLCDGLGIRMVVEGVAEEAQLRALVDVGVPFVQGYYFGAPMSASALADRFRNYGTTCPECTRLTQSAGA
- a CDS encoding TSUP family transporter gives rise to the protein MTLLDAWFPADMGWQTLLLVLAVAFAAGWVDAVVGGGGLLQLPALLLVPGLAPVQALATNKLASIFGTATSSLTFYRRVGPDLRTALPMAGLAMLASVGGAAVASSLPAEVFKPIIVLVLIAVATFVAVRPHLGAATALRFHGARHLLAACGLGVVIGFYDGVLGPGTGTFLVISLVSVIGYNFVAASATAKIVNYATNLGALLLFIPTGAVVWGLGLLLAVANMSGSYLGSRTAIAKGAGFVRTVFLVVVAALILKLGWDVWVETGSRIVGS
- a CDS encoding FadR/GntR family transcriptional regulator, whose translation is MSAVETARLGLARMIASGEIGSGDRLPSEAELCERFGVSRSSLREAQKMLAVAGALTTSGGSSATVSDMSAQSIMSGLEMVFPLLPLNRFLELLPLREVLEGHVAALAAARLTDAECARLIELADELTRTEPSDLAQQLDADFHQLIISGAKDEMIAQLLSIVRRRGRDYRIFDEGSHGHEMKAISDAAHRELALAIAARDPETARFLAMQHVRATFVWLSGLQPVPTVEGSDDADQSRVH
- a CDS encoding aminotransferase class V-fold PLP-dependent enzyme — encoded protein: MAYPSVLDPELRWTLDPCVKHLNHGSFGAVPVAVQEEQNRLRAIAEWNPVRWFASMPPRVAAAREELADLVRVDRGHLALVQNASAGASVVYQSLMTAGAVDVLLTDHGYGAVTMGAQRLVARTGGTATEVAIPLDAPADDVFALITAAMDEHRPRLLVIDQITSATAREFPVDEICRAARERGVLTLVDGAHAPGVLADPVCREADYWVGNLHKFVCAPRGAALLVTRGDGQELFPLIDSWGAQLPFPQRFDHTGTMDLTPWLVAPFAWRHLDSTVGWSEIRRRSRETLDEGIRIVSAALEGLVDESVPDVGQPVGPLRLLALPGTLGSTHDEADALRVPFGDATGIAMAFTEFGGKGYLRLSAHLYNGLDDYQYLAAVGIPLLHRWSQESARGSHTA
- a CDS encoding ABC transporter substrate-binding protein, with protein sequence MRTKITTAVAAVSALALALTGCAGGGGTDGADGGEVTLQMVESLTNPTRTELLKTMLADFEEANPGIKVQLVSPPTEQADQKIQQMLQSGSGVDVLEVRDLTVGPFSNNGWLYDMAGDLESWDGYENLTDQAKSFTIDSEGKGYFVPYGFYGLSLFYRTDLVKEAGFDGAPKTWDELVEQATAIQDPAQNRYGYAFRGGANSIGQVMSILEAYNADNLDAENAYKVTSGDSIFSTPESQTAIDKYIELFKTGSPESSVAWGYAEMVQAFTNGSTAFLLQDPEVIGVVNDSSLTEDQWSVAPNLVGPTGKAAWPMATAGWGVAEASEHKEEAVKLVEWLSGDASTTFAKENSLVPILAEAADDEFFKTGPWAAYVEMTSAPDTYLSVVEPRGSSWWTEWSQRSESDLQQVLLGKMSTADLLSGWDQYWTEKWEA
- a CDS encoding carbohydrate ABC transporter permease; this translates as MSSLSGETAGGVGARRTRPAGRRREFNGRTALTMLAFLAPAFVFVLVFTYYPLLVGGQMAFRQWSLWDLTSTPFIGWGNFQTLMADPAFTRVMWNSVIWVVGSLVPQFIIGFLIALALRKKFRFRGLYQAVVFYPWAVSGFLIGILFRWMFNSEFGVVNDLLMRFGIVEAPVPWLADPDLALVAVIVANVWYGVTFFSIMILAALQSVPDELYEAAALDGAGRARMLFQITIPTIRTTLVLTVLLRVIWIFNFPDIIYAMTGGGPADQTQIATTWMIKFTQQGEYGLASALGFITMGVLVVFTGLYLALLTREKKS
- a CDS encoding carbohydrate ABC transporter permease gives rise to the protein MINRDPKWLTYLRILGLGVWMIITLFPLYWILLTSLKPANQIAEYPVRYWPREFSLENYASLFNKSQFGSYLLNSIVVSAAAGVVGTAIALLSAYVLSRFTFRGKGAVMLAFLVTQMIPAFIALGPLYQMFTNLGLVDSRFGLVLIYIAMTIPFSSIMLRGFFDNVPDSLEEAAMVDGCSRFGALWRVIVPVMTPGIIATFIFNFVNCWNELFLAVTLINTDSHKTIPTALNSFISSFNIEWGPMSAAAVLTILPTMVLFAFASRWIVAGLTQGATKG
- a CDS encoding MFS transporter, producing the protein MTTTAASATTPARLGAPFRAHLGAVGLANLADGIVQTGVPLLAIALTRDPFIVGLLTAAVWLPWLVGAPLAGVFVDRWDRRVTMMAALGLRAGLLGLVGVVAATGSLTVWWLIGLALAYGFTEVFTDLSAAAQVPALVGREPTALQAANSRLFAVEAATNTFAGPPLAGLLVGLGATWAIGVPGVLVGVAVLVLLTCLRGRFVAEARPDVLPDLRRELVEGISVTFRHPVLRPLAISSGMWNFASSAFSAVILLWMVGEGSAGGLTETQWSLVVVAMPVGAIAGSLVAGKLLARWPEMRVMVVCWGGNAVLNLIPLLWPTIWGLALFLLFVGPLGVIGNVVSSSLRPRMVPPDLLGKVTGAGRMVAFGSMPLGALMGGAAATLWGIPTVLLGVVAVMLVATALVWRTVPGSLVRHYELAADAG